The genomic stretch AACGCAAGTTGAAGCTAAACTATCCAAAGTGGTACCCATTGAAAGGACGCCTTATAAGGAGCCGCTCCCTTTCCCAATGATAGCGGCAAGACACATTAGAGGTCAACTCCCTGCATAACAAAAGGAAGAAGAGGTGGAAGAGGTAAGAGCACTAGAGGGAAATTTTTAGTAATAAGGAACCTACTTATGAAGTTGCAGATACGGAAGGTGAGGTAACTAAGGAGGGGATTTTAGCTATGTATGCACATTGCAATGTAGTCGAGCTCGACTCCGAAGCTTCACAATTTGTAGAAGGTATGGTTAAAGCGAAAAATGTGGGTAAACATGTCCTACCTTGCACTTTTGGTGGATCTTCTTATTATGGCTTTTGTGATATTGGATCAGCCATTAATGTTATTTCATATAGATTTTATTTTGGTATCCAAGATGAGCTTGAACATTCACAATTAGAAGACACATATATGACAATAATGCTAGCTGATAAAACTCTTAGAGTCCCTATGAAAGTAATAAGAAATGTACCTATTACGATTACGATAAGACCTTACACTTATCCCATTGATTTTTTTATCATTGATATGCCAATTGATTCTTACTGTTCGATCATTTTCGGAAGAACATTTCTAAACACTATGGATGAGCGTACTATGATTTTGTTTCCCAGAAAATCTGCAGTGGAAGATCCTGAATTTGAGATTTCTACACCAAAAATATTCTTTTAAACAAGGGTATTGGTGGTATAGAAAAGTTGGGAAATTCTACAGTAGTAGAATCGATGCCAATAGCAATCAGGACTGTTTGATCCAACGGCTGCGGACTGGCCAGTCTCTGCGGACTGCGGTTGCTTCCGCAGTGGAGTCCATGCGCGAGCGCGACAGAGCAGAGGCAGCAAGCGAGCGAAAAGAAGCCACGGCAGCAAGGGAGGAGGACTGGAGGAGTCAGCCGTCGCAGCTCGCCGACCGACCAACCCACCAGCCGCGAGATCGCAGATCCCACCAGCGGCCCTAGTCAGAAAACTTTCTCATCCAAGATCTAGACCCGTTCCTCTCGGATCAATCCATCTATACCGATCGATGCGGCTCCAGCCGCCTCCGGATCCGCGGATCTAGCCGTCTGTGCTGCGGCAGCTGCTGTCGTTGCTCGATTGTTTATTGGAGGGGGACGGTATGATGTTTTGGAGGGACGGTGGCGCGAGCGGGAGCAGGCGGGAAGTCAACGGCGGGCCACCGTGTGGCCAGGTGCgtgtcctcgtcgtcggcgattCAGGTCAGCCATTCCTCTCCGGATTTACTGCCAaaaactcttgcccttctcctctTGCCTAGGATGTGACGAGCTAGGGCAGTGGTGCGGAGTGAATCCATGGCGTTCAGTACAGCAAGCTCTTAGTTAGATTTTCTTAGCTCTGTGATGATTTTAAATCTTTCTAATACATTCAATAATCAATCGAACAGCATTTACTTTTAGACACTTGGGTTAATGGATGTTGTTCATAAGGTGTTAAGGTTGCTTCCAACAGAACTTTGCTGTGCCGATTCTAAATATGGTGTTATGCCTCTAACTGTTGTATGTTTCTTCTGCTTTGAGTTGTATATATTGAATGGATGGACAAACTGCAGCTCCTTTTCACTTTTAGGATTTAAACAATGTAATTTCAAACTGTTGAATCTGGgcagtattttttttttaaatttccttTCCCATCCTTGCTGAGCGCTGGCATGGTCTCAGATCCTTCTGATTTTCATTTAACAATGGCTAATTTGCAATCCAATTTAGTTATGTGCAGACAACATGTCGAGTTTTCTATAATTAGCTTAAGACTAAATCCATGCAATACTTGGAAAGGAAAATGGTGTCATGACATACTGGCAAATTTCATATTCACCTATATTTTCGCGATAATGTAATAAAGTGAATATAATTGGGATGCCTTTTACAGCACTTGCATGGACCATGCATCACTGTACCAGGAAATGATTTATGGAGACTAATAATGAGTTGGATCTGCATCATGAATTGCCAGGATCTCATTTAAGGACAGCATCGATGACGTGAACAAAGAATAATCAAAGATATGCATGTGTGGAGTAAAAAACAGTCCCACTTTTAGATCAGAGAGAAGTACATTTTTAAAACCTAACTTCCACCTAAGTTTGCATTTCAACCTTAATTTCGAGAAACCATTTATTAATCCACACGCCCCAACTCTCAAAACCGTTCAGTCAATTGTCTCACAAGGTACTTCGGCTGCTGTGGATGTGTCCTCTGTACAATAATAATGTTTTTTCATCGATCTTTGATCATACATATACTGTGTGGACTACAAGATTAGAATAGTCTGGCAAATATTATTTGAAATGACCTAGAAATTTTAGAATTGTGCCATTGTCATAAACTTGTAGAGATGTTCAATATTGTTCTTACAAGTTCAATCGTTATTATTTAGTTCTTCTGGAGATGGTCATTTTCCACTGTTTTGCAGGTGTGGGGAAAACTTCATTGATGCATCTCCTTCTGAAAGGTTCTGCAATTTCTCGACCGGCCCAAACAATTGGATGTGCAGTTGATGTTAAAGTAAGCAAAGTAATATGATATGATCGCTCCATTGTTTTGCGGTGTATTCATGCTGAAATGTTCACTCAATCGTTTCAGCATATTACTTATGGAAGTCCAGGGAGTTCATCTAATGTGATCAAGGGTGATGCTGAAAGGAACTTCTTTGTTGAACTTTGGGATGTTTCAGGGCATGATCGCTACCGAGATTGCCGTTCACTTTTTTATTCACAAATTAATGGTACACCTTTCTCTTTACCAACATACTATTCTGGCCTTTTCTTTCTAAACAATCAGTTCGGTTATCTGGATGGCATGATATTCATTACGAATAGGTGAATAGTATTTTCTTCTCAACCagtattaacaaaaaaaaatcctcGTGTAAAATACACCGAAGAAATTGGCCATTTTGCTACCAGTTGTTCTTCAACTCACAAGTGCAGAACTTCCTGAAATTATATGACTTAAGTTAATTCATTCACTGCTGTTCCCGGTTTAACTAATCTTCTCAGCTAGCGAAAGGTGTTAAGATCAGCTTCTTTTATTGTGACTTCTCCAATTATCAAATTAACAAAATTCATTCTTTCGGTTCTATTGTGCCTGATTGATTTTAGATATGTGGTTCGTGTTTCCCTGAGCAAGTAGATACCCCTTTAAAAGAACAGATACTGGTGACTGGTCCTGTATTCACCTCCTTTAAATTATTCATCAGGTGTCATATTTGTTTATGACCTATCTCAGAGGAAGACGAAAACAAATTTGAGCAAGTGGGCAGTTGAGGTTGCCGAGTCCGGAACATTTTCAGCTCCTCTTGGGTCTGGTGGTCCAGGAGGCCTTCCAGTCCCTTACCTAGTGATCGCTAACAAAGTGGACATTGCTCCAAGAGATGGTAGAAGAGTTAGCAGTGGAAATCTTGTTGATGTTGCTCGTCAATGGGTTGAGAAGCAAGGCCTACTTCCATCCAGTGAAGAACTTCCTCTTGTTGAGAGCTTCCCTGGCAACTCTGGTCTGCTAACGGTATTGTTTTTGTATTAACCTGATGTTATTAATATCTTTCATTATTTTGTGCGATGTCTTCACTATTTCCACAAAAAAAAACTTGAACTTAATTGGTGGACCTCGGCAGTGTGCCTATGGATAAAAATGTTCTACTCTCCTCACATTATGTGTGTACTGGTTGGGGTTGAGGTTTTAGTGCTCTGGGAAATGATTGATTGACCTTTGAATGCAGGCTGCCAAAGATGCAAGATATGACAAAGAAGCTTTGGCCAAGTTCTTCCGTATGGTTTGTGCAAAAGAATAATTGCCCATTTGAGTAGCAAACGAGAATTCTTGCTACATACCATTATGTACTAATGTTTTTCAGATTTCTCTTTCAGTTGATAAGGAGAAGGTATTTCTCAAATGAGCTTCCTGCCCCTAGCCCATGGTCTCTCACTCCTAGAGAGGATACCATTCTTCCTGTAGAAACTGTTAATGACGAAGAGCTGTTCAAAAGGAAAAGGTGAGCATCTGTAGCCTCATGCGTTACTGGCAGTCTGCTAGTGCGCTCGCTGGATCAATATCATCTTTGTAGTTGTCATCTGAAATCTACTTGACTGGAAATACATGGTTAACAAGTACAGTTGTTCTCTTATTTGTTACGTACTTTGCAACTTCTTGTTGAGACATTAAACTGCGATCCTTTTTTCAGCTATGGCGGACAGAGGTACAAATACAATGGTGTCGTCCCGTTGCCTGCTCAGCGGAACCTAACTCCACCACTCACTCTCTACCCGCAGCAGCCAATGTCTTCTTCCTCAGAGAACTACAGATATCACAGGTTCTCCTCATCGGCGATTCCTGACGCAAGCAGTAGTACGCCAAGCCGACTAGACATCAATTTATGATCCATGGGCTCGGTCAGTACTATATACAACTTGCAATGTCGAAGAGGCACACACCGCCTGTGAACTAGTTGAATCCTGAGGACACACATATGCATGCTGGTGGATGTCTTTTTTCTTAACATCTTTGTGGGATCAGTAGTTAGCAATTCTTTTGTATCTTGCCTGTATTTCTTGTACTGGGATTGTAGTGGGATTGAAGACGATACATGTGTTAGATACATGTGTTACATAAAATCAATAGAAGCATTATAGATGACCGTTGTGGCAACTTGTTCTCTGCGTCATGATTTCTGTGGAGTCATTTGTAAAAAGATAATAAGATCCTTGTCCATTTGACTAGCAAACTCCAAGATAAAGAGGTGGTGTTGTAGTCCGTAACTTTAAATAGTTTAAGATCCAACAGAATCAAATTGAAGACAAAATTCTACTTCTGCCACAAAAGCACATAATCTATTTTGTCTGACAGCAGCAAAAATAACAATTTTGAAAGCATATTTAGActtgctgatttttttttagaaaacaaTTGGGTAGGAAGAGAACAACCTGATGCTTAGCTGGTAATTTCTTGGGAACTTTTTCAGCTTCCAGCTGCGAGGCTGAATAAGTTAGTATAATTTAATTACATGCGTGCTAGTTTTCTTTACATCATACTAACAAGAGTGCTAGCTGGTTAAATACTACACCCATTTCATCCAAATTTATCAAGATCTTCTATATTGGTTTAACAAACATAGGTGGTAAGCGCCTAGCCAAAAGAGATAATGTGGAAGCAATTGAAAAGAGAGACAATTGGAGTAACACACTTCCGAACAAAGACTCTACAAAGTAATGNNNNNNNNNNNNNNNNNNNNNNNNNNNNNNNNNNNNNNNNNNNNNNNNNNNNNNNNNNNNNNNNNNNNNNNNNNNNNNNNNNNNNNNNNNNNNNNNNNNNAAATCTCCTAGAATGGGCAACCGTTTGTTAAGACAGTATGCCTCCCGCAAACTTTAAAGCACAAGTTGTTTGTCCAACACCAAGAAGGAGTTGAACGTGCGTTTGTTGTTTCGCTGTCTTACGCCATTCAAATCGTTTTGCATAATCGAGGTGTTCTCCATGAAGTCATGTTAGATTGCATCATTCTTCACAATATGACCATTTCTGATGAAAGGGAGAATGCGGGATTTGAACGTGAGTGCAAGCACATCGATCGTTCTACCACTTCCATTCTCTCATGATGTGATAGAATTCGCTAATGTACTACAAATGTATTCTAACGTCAAGGACTGCTCGATCGACACATAAAGCACTATAAATAACTTGAGCGagcatattttggaaaagtttgGGCCGAAATAGTTGGTGTTCATAAATTGGTGGAGTAACACACTTCCCAGTGAACAAAGGCTCTACAAAATAATGAAATCTCCTAGAATGGGCAGCTTTTGTAAAGACAATATGCCTCCCGCAAACTCCAAAGCACAGGTTGTTTGTCCACACCAAGAAGGACCAATGAAGGATGCTGCACGTGCGTTTGGTGTTTCGCTATCTTACGTCGTTCAACTCGTTTGCATAATCGATTTGTTCTCCATAATATCATGTCAGATTGCATCATTCTTCACAATATGATAATTGCTGACGAAAGGGAGAATGCGGCCGATATTCTCGATTTGAACGAGATCACAAGCACATCGACCATTCTACCATTTCCCTTCTCTCACGGTGTGACAAAATTCGCTAATGCACTACGAATGTATTCTAACGTCAAGGACTGCTTAATCGACACATAAATCACTAAAAATGACTTGATTGAGCATTATTTGGAAAAGTTTGGTCCGAAATAGTTGATGTTCATAAACTGGTGCATGTAGCCCGAGAGTGGATTTTTGTAGCTCGAGCTATATGTAGCTGTTTTTTTTAAACGTAGCTGTCTTTTTTAAATAAAAATGGCAATTAAAAGTTTCATTTTTTGAAAACATAGATATAGATAATGTTGTATTCTACCAAATTGAAAAATTTAAACTCGATATACCTTATCTTGTATTTGAGGCTGAAcaaaatgataaaatctgataGATTTTGAGGTTTTGAAAGTTTCCACTATTCACTTCTATAGAtatcagattttttcatttttgcacATACAAGAATATATGGTATTTTAGGTAAACAAAAAGTTGCATGTTTGTATAACACGACATTCTCTAcctgtagatttttttttttgaaactttaaaatgcaGATTTCATTTTAAAAATAGGCTAGATGTAGCTCGAGCTACGTTGGTTTCCGCGTGTAGCCCGAATTAtttcctcacaatatatatagtgATGTACGGACTTTTATATAAAaagttgaccaacgggggaatgatccttcccttggctatacgttgttaggtaggatgagactctccCCGCAGATGAacgctaggatgataacccggtTTTAAAGTTCGCCCCTTCCTGCGAAATTACCGcgagatggggattcgaacctGGGTGgactggctgcgcactcgctagCCTTGCCACTGAGTTAGAACTCAGTCCTCCATACTGActtttatatgaaaattgctAAGTTTTAAGTCTATATATTTATCCTTATGTCAACATGGGCATGTGTTATTTCATGCCACAAATAGGATACACTATTGACATGGAATTAAGATCTATATAGCTGTTTGATGCAATATTTCTAAAATACAACACTTGAAAGATAATGCATTGTGTAGTTAAAAGTTATGTTTTAATTTTAATTGATCCTATGAAAGACCAACTTGTCCTATGATTAGCTGACAAAAATCGGGCCTGAACTTGGTCGCCTGTGCCGGGAGCACGTGCAGGGATCTGGGATCTTCAAATAAGCAAACAGACCCAAAGCCCTCTCCTCGGGAGATATTTTCGTGAAGAGTCAAATAATAATCTCTAAAAAAATTCCCACCCTTGCAAAATTCGAACCCTATCCTCTTGCTTCCTTCCCCTGCCACTTGCCttccgctctctctctctctctctctctctctctctcgctctctcgtGGCTCCACGCTTCTCCTTGGATTTGATTTCTTCGGTACGTGAAGAACCCGGAATGCGCTAGCCTTTTCCGATTAGTTCTTATCTGTTCCTGGATCGATCATTTTTTTCGCTGTAACCCGAATCTCCCATCCTCTCCCATCCATTCAGCTTGTTGCGGATTTGCTTGCTGCCCCTGTCTGGTGGAGCAGAGCATTAATTTCGTTCAGCTTCCCAACAAGTTTGGGGATCCATGCTCCATGTTAGGCCCGCCCCTGGGCCTGCGCCGCGTAATTTATCTAGGTAATATTACTAGCTCGTAATACGATATGTTGAATTTTGTTTACTGCTATGTTTTCCACACTGAAATGTTGATGCAAGCACTTGGCGTATTCTTTACTTTTTTGTTAGTCGTTCGGCTTTGATGTTTTGCATAAATTTTCGATGTGTGCATCTTGCAACACTGCAACATGCAGAGGCCGGGAGGCTGACCTTCCATTGTCTAAAAAAATGCTGATGCAAGTAGACTCTAAATGGGGGTTAGTGGTTTTGGTCCAGTATACGACAGAGATGGGATTCGAGCGCATACTTACATAGCTCCCTGTTCCTTTCCTTGTCCAAGCAGGCTCAATCTATCGAGGACATATGCAATTAGATCTTCTTCGGTTGGTGGCCGCACAGGGCTTTGTCTTGGGCATTGTTCTCAGTGCAAGCCTTTGTCCTGCAaatgcaagctaggatggtcttcTCAACCGCCACCTGACTCGAGGCAACATTTTAGACCATGTTCATCGGCATCAGAGGCCGTTCTCACTGCACAGTCTGATATAAGGAAACTTTTTGTTGCCAATGAAAAAATCGGCGTACTGTTGCTGAATCTTGGAGGCCCGGAGACCCTTGATGACGTCCAACCTTTCTTGTTTAATCTTTTTGCTGATCCGGTAATTACCGTCCTCATATGCAATTATGAGTCACTAAGTTTTGTCACTTGCTGTACTTTTAGTCTTTATTTTGCCGAAGAGATTATGTTGATGAATTTATCTTTTTCCCTGGAAATATACAACAATTTACTTTATAGTTTCATCGAATTGTAAATGTAAAATCAACCTTTTAGCTTACCTAAGGTTCTCCCTTCATGGGATATACATTTTGTAGCTAATATAGAAAGAGGTTCATATGTGCCTTGGTAGTGTTTTTGAGGAAGTCACATTGTAATTTGTTTTCTCATGCTCATTAAATTTCTCATGATGTATAATGACAGGATATTATCCGTCTTCCTAGGGCGTTCCGTTTTCTGCAGAAGCCGCTAGCACAATTTATATCTGTTGCAAGAGCACCAAAGAGCAAGGAAGGTTATGCATCCATAGGTGGTGGTTCACCTCTTCGACAAATTACTGATGCGCAGGTACattgtgatattctatttcctttatTGCCAACTTGCCATGCCTCCTGCACAATGAATCTCTTAACAACGTGGATATCACTAAAATTCATTGAATTGCTGAACAAGATAGCTAAAATAGTACCGTAGTGTATAACCACACTTTTTTTTATTAGGGGAAAACATCaaaatgatgcaagagtttacaaAAATTGCCACAAACAAAGAAAGAGAAAGCGCCTAGACTAcccaaaaaccaaaataaaagagaCGAAGAAGCGTATAACCTAACTAGAGATGGATATTCACACATTAAACCTGTTATTCGACAGAATTAAAGCTAACTGCCCAAATCACAGTCAAATGTTGTAAAAAGATTCTCATAATCATAGGCAGTACTGGAATTCCAGCCAAGTTGCAATGTTGCATACGTGAAACAAAACCAACACAACTGTTTGCTACCTGCAATATAAGACCACCCATAGTCTTCTAGGCTTAGTCCATGAGATCAGGAGCCGTAACTGTAACAATATTGACCAGCTATATTGGTCATCCAGCGAGCAACCCATTGTCTGAGTGAGATGCAGTATTCTGCACAATCATTCATGTTGAGAATAATCATGTAATATTTATTCTAACCATCTATAATGTTCACTATTTTTTGAGAGAAAAGCTGTAGGGGAAATCTAGGAACCCAAATTCGCATGTGTGAGGACTTCAACCTGGGTGGGGGGTTGTAGATCCACTCCCccaaccaagtgagctaggcctatttcttttctataatgTGCTCTCAAAGCCAATGTCACTCAGGTAGATGGGTTAATGAGTCACCTGACAAGAATACTTCGGTTTGAAGTTGGGCAAGGAAATGTGGTGTTCCCTTGAGGCCTTGACTAATTCACTACCtctatcccaaagcttaaggcttatattatttttagaaagtcaaactatgtcaagtttgactaagtttttaccaaaaatcattaacatgcaaaatacaaaatcaatatcattagatagataatgaaatatattttcatatggtatctatggTATCTATGGTGTCTATAAAATGCCACCATGAATCTGTTtggttttattattattattttttgaacCACCTCTAGATCAATCTGATGTTTAGAAAATCAATATcccaatattatatttgttgataaattcttctaaaaatttggtcaaactttacttggtttgacttttcaaaaaaatataagccttaagctttgggatggagttaGTATACATTATGATGCTAAGTAAACTAGTTATGGTGTCCTCACTTTTTCTAATGTTATTTAAATCTTGTGATAAACTACAGGCATCATATATTATATTTCATTTGATGGTTTTATCATTTATGGAAACCTCCTTTTGTACAGGGAGAAGCACTTATGGAGGCATTATGTGGAAAAGATGTTCCTGCTAAGGTGTATGTTGGAATGCGGTATTGGCATCCCTTCACTGAGGAAGCTATAGAACAAGTACGGGTTTTTCATATATCCATTGCGGTAGTTTGATTCTGTTGTTTACTTCTATTGGTCAATTCAATTCATTTGATTTTCTTCAGCATCAGAAGTTACTGATAACATCGTCTTTTCGATAGCATGACACGGAAACTCAAGTGCTCTAAACTTAGAGTTCACTTCTAAAGAGA from Lolium rigidum isolate FL_2022 chromosome 4, APGP_CSIRO_Lrig_0.1, whole genome shotgun sequence encodes the following:
- the LOC124649916 gene encoding small GTPase LIP1-like, giving the protein MMFWRDGGASGSRREVNGGPPCGQVRVLVVGDSGVGKTSLMHLLLKGSAISRPAQTIGCAVDVKHITYGSPGSSSNVIKGDAERNFFVELWDVSGHDRYRDCRSLFYSQINGVIFVYDLSQRKTKTNLSKWAVEVAESGTFSAPLGSGGPGGLPVPYLVIANKVDIAPRDGRRVSSGNLVDVARQWVEKQGLLPSSEELPLVESFPGNSGLLTAAKDARYDKEALAKFFRMLIRRRYFSNELPAPSPWSLTPREDTILPVETVNDEELFKRKSYGGQRYKYNGVVPLPAQRNLTPPLTLYPQQPMSSSSENYRYHRFSSSAIPDASSSTPSRLDINL